In the genome of Ctenopharyngodon idella isolate HZGC_01 chromosome 19, HZGC01, whole genome shotgun sequence, one region contains:
- the ints3 gene encoding integrator complex subunit 3 isoform X1: MEPSPAKGKAQGRLLVSTSLDAKDELEERLERCVSITTSITNGLSEREANDALTAHVCKGPQQHEEVCLGLFTLLLTETPQAQRCYRDLTLVNRDGMNVVLIKINQILMEKFLKLQDVCRTQLVWLVRELVKSGVIGADGVLMTLMKQIAGGDISNKNLWLAENVLEILVDQREWVLKSGMLVAMSVYTYLRLIVDHGTPNLLSLRQREVDFCIGLLRERFMECFIIGRDLVRLLQNVARIPEMELLWRDLLHNPQTLSPQFTGILQLLTSRTSRKFLACRLTPDMETKLLFMTSRVRFGQQKRYQDWFQRQYLSTAESQSLRCDLIRYICGVVHPSNEVLSSDILPRWAIIGWLLTTCTSNVAASNAKLALFYDWLFFNPEKDSIMNIEPAILVMHHSMKPHPAITATLLDFMCRIIPNFFPPLEGQVRQGVFNSLNFIMEKRVLAHLAPLFDNPKLDRELRSMLRERFPEFCSSPSPPTEVKMEESVPLEMDNHVLDKEDGCYDNTDATFSDDEEELNNKGKKREFKFQQLKETYIDEPADITPFVDQLDEALKERVLQLQKGSDTETHCEVMQEIVDLILEEDFDSEQMSTLASCLAELFKSHFRGDVLPEEITEESLEESVCKPVCLIFRNLCQMQEDNSGFSVLLDLLAELYQKQPKIGYHLLYYLKASKAAAGKMSLYESFAQATALGDLHTCLMMDMKACQEDDVRLLCYLTPSIYSEFPDETLRSGELLNMIVAVIDSAQLQELMCHVMMGNLVMFRKDSVLNILIQSLDWETFEQYSTWQLFLAHSIPLETIIPILQHLKYKEHPEALSCLLLQLRREKRPSEEMVKMVLSRPYHQEDQFTTSILRHWAAKHDDLLGEHIKALLIKNNNMPRKRQSLRSSSSKLAQLTLEQMLEHLDSLRLNLSNTKNNFFSQTPILQALQHVQASCDEAHKMRFSDLFSLAEEYEDSSKQHKSRRKAPATSPRSRKGAAPQPSNEEESGSSSASEEEDSKPKAPKRKRKGSSAVGSDSD; the protein is encoded by the exons ATGGAGCCCTCGCCGGCTAAGGGTAAAGCACAGGGTCGCCTTCTGGTGTCCACCAGCCTGGACGCTAAAGATGAGCTGGAGGAG cGCCTGGAGAGGTGTGTGAGCATCACCACGTCTATAACCAATGGGCTGTCAGAGCGGGAAGCCAATGATGCCCTCACTGCTCAT gtgtgtAAGGGTCCACAGCAGCATGAGGAGGTGTGTCTGGGTCTCTTCACGCTCCTGCTCACAGAGACCCCACAAGCACAGAGG TGCTACAGGGACCTGACATTAGTGAATCGGGACGGCATGAATGTGGTGCTCATAAAAATCAACCAGATCCTCATGGAGAAGTTCCTTAAGCTGCAGGACGTGTGCCGCACGCAG CTGGTGTGGTTGGTCAGAGAGCTGGTGAAGAGCGGAGTCATTGGAGCAGATGGTGTTCTCATGACGCTCATGAAACAGATCGCTG GGGGAGACATCTCCAACAAAAACCTGTGGTTGGCAGAGAATGTGTTGGAGATCTTAGTGGACCAGAG AGAGTGGGTGCTGAAGAGTGGGATGTTAGTGGCCATGTCTGTGTACACATACCTGAGGCTCATAGTGGACCATGGGACGCCAAACCTGCTGTCCCTCAGACAGAGAGAGGTGGACTTCTGCATCGGACTGCTCCGAGAGAGG TTCATGGAGTGTTTTATCATCGGGAGGGATCTGGTCAGACTCTTACAGAATGTGGCTCGTATTCCTGAGATGGAGTTGCTGTGGCGAGACCTGCTGCACAATCCTCAGACCCTTAGCCCACAGtttacag GTATATTGCAGCTCCTCACCTCTAGAACCTCACGAAAGTTTCTGGCCTGCCGACTCACCCCTGACATGGAGACTAAGCTGCTGTTCATGACTTCAAgg GTTCGGTTTGGGCAGCAGAAGCGCTATCAAGACTGGTTTCAGCGGCAGTATCTGTCCACAGCTGAGAGCCAATCACTGCGCTGTGACCTTATTCGTTATATATGTGGTGTGGTTCATCCATCCAATGAAGTGCTGAGCTCTGACATTTTGCCACGCTGGGCGATTATTGGCTGGCTTCTGACTACCTGCACG TCTAATGTTGCTGCATCCAATGCCAAACTGGCCTTGTTCTACGACTGGCTCTTCTTCAACCCAGAGAAAGACAGCATCATGAACATCG agcCAGCCATTTTGGTGATGCATCACTCCATGAAGCCACATCCTGCTATTACAGCCACACTACTGGACTTCATGTGTCGG ATCATCCCAAACTTTTTTCCTCCTCTTGAGGGTCAAGTGCGGCAGGGCGTCTTCAACTCTCTCAACTTCATCATGGAAAAGAGAGTTCTGGC TCACCTTGCACCTCTGTTTGACAACCCTAAACTGGACCGTGAGCTGCGGTCTATGCTGAGAGAACGCTTCCCAGAGTTCTGCAGTTCCCCGTCACCGCCCACAGAAG TTAAAATGGAAGAATCTGTTCCCTTGGAGATGGACAATCATGTGCTTGATAAGGAGGATGGTTGCTATGACAACACAGATGCTACCTTCAGTGATGATGAGGAAGAGTTGAACAACAAGG GTAAAAAACGAGAGTTCAAGTTCCAACAGCTCAAGGAAACCTACATTGACGAACCTGCTGACATCACACCTTTCGTGGACCAATTGGACGAGGCACTTAAAGAAAGGGTTCTGCAGCTGCAGAAAGGGAG tgacacagaaacacactgtgAGGTCATGCAGGAAATTGTGGATCTTATTTTAGAG GAGGATTTTGATTCAGAGCAGATGTCCACTCTAGCTTCCTGTCTGGCTGAACTGTTTAAGAGTCACTTTAGAGGAGATGTGTTGCCTGAGGAGATCACAGAAGA GTCGCTGGAGGAGTCCGTGTGTAAGCCGGTGTGCCTGATCTTCAGGAACTTGTGTCAGATGCAGGAAGACAACAGTGGTTTCTCTGTTCTGCTGGACCTGCTCGCCGAGCTCTACCAGAAACAGCCGAAAATCGGTTATCATCTGCTCTACTACCTCAAAGCCAG CAAAGCAGCAGCGGGGAAGATGAGTCTGTACGAATCATTTGCTCAGGCCACGGCTCTGGGTGACCTGCACACCTGCTTGATGATGGACATGAAGGCCTGTCAGGAGGATGATGTGAGGCTACTGTGCTATCTAACCCCCTCCATCTATTCAGAG TTCCCAGATGAAACCCTGCGTAGTGGAGAGCTCCTCAACATGATCGTAGCTGTCATTGATTCAGCACAG CTTCAGGAGCTGATGTGTCATGTGATGATGGGTAATCTGGTCATGTTCCGTAAAGACTCAGTCCTCAACATCCTTA TTCAGTCTCTGGACTGGGAGACATTTGAGCAATACAGCACATGGCAGCTTTTCCTTGCTCATAGTATCCCTCTGGAGACCATCATCCCAATTTTACAGCACCTCAAATACAAGG AGCATCCTGAGGCTCTATCCTGCCTGCTGCTGCAGTTACGCAGAGAAAA AAGGCCGAGTGAGGAGATGGTGAAGATGGTGCTGAGCCGACCCTATCACCAAGAGGATCAGTTCACCACCAGCATCCTGCGGCACTGGGCGGCTAAACACGACGACCTGCTGGGAGAACACATCAAAGCCCTGCTCATCAAGAACAACAACATGCCCCGTAAACGACAGAG TTTGAGGAGTTCCAGCAGTAAACTGGCTCAGCTGACCCTGGAACAGATGCTGGAACATTTGGACAGTTTGAGACTCAACCTCAGCAACACCAAGAACAACT TTTTTTCCCAGACACCCATATTACAGGCCCTGCAGCATGTTCAGGCCAGCTGCGATGAAGCCCACAAAATGAG GTTCAGTGATCTTTTCTCATTGGCTGAGGAATATGAGGATTCCTCCAAACAGCATAAATCCCGACGCAAAGCCCCGGCGACCTCACCACGGTCCCGCAAGGGTGCGGCTCCTCAACCCTCCAATGAAGAGGAGAGCGGATCCAGCAGCGCTTCG GAGGAAGAGGACTCCAAACCCAAAGCTCCCAAGAGGAAACGGAAAGGCTCATCTGCAGTAGGTTCTGACAGCGACTGA
- the ints3 gene encoding integrator complex subunit 3 isoform X2 — protein MEPSPAKGKAQGRLLVSTSLDAKDELEERLERCVSITTSITNGLSEREANDALTAHVCKGPQQHEEVCLGLFTLLLTETPQAQRCYRDLTLVNRDGMNVVLIKINQILMEKFLKLQDVCRTQLVWLVRELVKSGVIGADGVLMTLMKQIAGGDISNKNLWLAENVLEILVDQREWVLKSGMLVAMSVYTYLRLIVDHGTPNLLSLRQREVDFCIGLLRERFMECFIIGRDLVRLLQNVARIPEMELLWRDLLHNPQTLSPQFTGILQLLTSRTSRKFLACRLTPDMETKLLFMTSRVRFGQQKRYQDWFQRQYLSTAESQSLRCDLIRYICGVVHPSNEVLSSDILPRWAIIGWLLTTCTSNVAASNAKLALFYDWLFFNPEKDSIMNIEPAILVMHHSMKPHPAITATLLDFMCRIIPNFFPPLEGQVRQGVFNSLNFIMEKRVLAHLAPLFDNPKLDRELRSMLRERFPEFCSSPSPPTEVKMEESVPLEMDNHVLDKEDGCYDNTDATFSDDEEELNNKGKKREFKFQQLKETYIDEPADITPFVDQLDEALKERVLQLQKGSDTETHCEVMQEIVDLILEEDFDSEQMSTLASCLAELFKSHFRGDVLPEEITEESLEESVCKPVCLIFRNLCQMQEDNSGFSVLLDLLAELYQKQPKIGYHLLYYLKASKAAAGKMSLYESFAQATALGDLHTCLMMDMKACQEDDVRLLCYLTPSIYSEFPDETLRSGELLNMIVAVIDSAQLQELMCHVMMGNLVMFRKDSVLNILIQSLDWETFEQYSTWQLFLAHSIPLETIIPILQHLKYKEHPEALSCLLLQLRREKPSEEMVKMVLSRPYHQEDQFTTSILRHWAAKHDDLLGEHIKALLIKNNNMPRKRQSLRSSSSKLAQLTLEQMLEHLDSLRLNLSNTKNNFFSQTPILQALQHVQASCDEAHKMRFSDLFSLAEEYEDSSKQHKSRRKAPATSPRSRKGAAPQPSNEEESGSSSASEEEDSKPKAPKRKRKGSSAVGSDSD, from the exons ATGGAGCCCTCGCCGGCTAAGGGTAAAGCACAGGGTCGCCTTCTGGTGTCCACCAGCCTGGACGCTAAAGATGAGCTGGAGGAG cGCCTGGAGAGGTGTGTGAGCATCACCACGTCTATAACCAATGGGCTGTCAGAGCGGGAAGCCAATGATGCCCTCACTGCTCAT gtgtgtAAGGGTCCACAGCAGCATGAGGAGGTGTGTCTGGGTCTCTTCACGCTCCTGCTCACAGAGACCCCACAAGCACAGAGG TGCTACAGGGACCTGACATTAGTGAATCGGGACGGCATGAATGTGGTGCTCATAAAAATCAACCAGATCCTCATGGAGAAGTTCCTTAAGCTGCAGGACGTGTGCCGCACGCAG CTGGTGTGGTTGGTCAGAGAGCTGGTGAAGAGCGGAGTCATTGGAGCAGATGGTGTTCTCATGACGCTCATGAAACAGATCGCTG GGGGAGACATCTCCAACAAAAACCTGTGGTTGGCAGAGAATGTGTTGGAGATCTTAGTGGACCAGAG AGAGTGGGTGCTGAAGAGTGGGATGTTAGTGGCCATGTCTGTGTACACATACCTGAGGCTCATAGTGGACCATGGGACGCCAAACCTGCTGTCCCTCAGACAGAGAGAGGTGGACTTCTGCATCGGACTGCTCCGAGAGAGG TTCATGGAGTGTTTTATCATCGGGAGGGATCTGGTCAGACTCTTACAGAATGTGGCTCGTATTCCTGAGATGGAGTTGCTGTGGCGAGACCTGCTGCACAATCCTCAGACCCTTAGCCCACAGtttacag GTATATTGCAGCTCCTCACCTCTAGAACCTCACGAAAGTTTCTGGCCTGCCGACTCACCCCTGACATGGAGACTAAGCTGCTGTTCATGACTTCAAgg GTTCGGTTTGGGCAGCAGAAGCGCTATCAAGACTGGTTTCAGCGGCAGTATCTGTCCACAGCTGAGAGCCAATCACTGCGCTGTGACCTTATTCGTTATATATGTGGTGTGGTTCATCCATCCAATGAAGTGCTGAGCTCTGACATTTTGCCACGCTGGGCGATTATTGGCTGGCTTCTGACTACCTGCACG TCTAATGTTGCTGCATCCAATGCCAAACTGGCCTTGTTCTACGACTGGCTCTTCTTCAACCCAGAGAAAGACAGCATCATGAACATCG agcCAGCCATTTTGGTGATGCATCACTCCATGAAGCCACATCCTGCTATTACAGCCACACTACTGGACTTCATGTGTCGG ATCATCCCAAACTTTTTTCCTCCTCTTGAGGGTCAAGTGCGGCAGGGCGTCTTCAACTCTCTCAACTTCATCATGGAAAAGAGAGTTCTGGC TCACCTTGCACCTCTGTTTGACAACCCTAAACTGGACCGTGAGCTGCGGTCTATGCTGAGAGAACGCTTCCCAGAGTTCTGCAGTTCCCCGTCACCGCCCACAGAAG TTAAAATGGAAGAATCTGTTCCCTTGGAGATGGACAATCATGTGCTTGATAAGGAGGATGGTTGCTATGACAACACAGATGCTACCTTCAGTGATGATGAGGAAGAGTTGAACAACAAGG GTAAAAAACGAGAGTTCAAGTTCCAACAGCTCAAGGAAACCTACATTGACGAACCTGCTGACATCACACCTTTCGTGGACCAATTGGACGAGGCACTTAAAGAAAGGGTTCTGCAGCTGCAGAAAGGGAG tgacacagaaacacactgtgAGGTCATGCAGGAAATTGTGGATCTTATTTTAGAG GAGGATTTTGATTCAGAGCAGATGTCCACTCTAGCTTCCTGTCTGGCTGAACTGTTTAAGAGTCACTTTAGAGGAGATGTGTTGCCTGAGGAGATCACAGAAGA GTCGCTGGAGGAGTCCGTGTGTAAGCCGGTGTGCCTGATCTTCAGGAACTTGTGTCAGATGCAGGAAGACAACAGTGGTTTCTCTGTTCTGCTGGACCTGCTCGCCGAGCTCTACCAGAAACAGCCGAAAATCGGTTATCATCTGCTCTACTACCTCAAAGCCAG CAAAGCAGCAGCGGGGAAGATGAGTCTGTACGAATCATTTGCTCAGGCCACGGCTCTGGGTGACCTGCACACCTGCTTGATGATGGACATGAAGGCCTGTCAGGAGGATGATGTGAGGCTACTGTGCTATCTAACCCCCTCCATCTATTCAGAG TTCCCAGATGAAACCCTGCGTAGTGGAGAGCTCCTCAACATGATCGTAGCTGTCATTGATTCAGCACAG CTTCAGGAGCTGATGTGTCATGTGATGATGGGTAATCTGGTCATGTTCCGTAAAGACTCAGTCCTCAACATCCTTA TTCAGTCTCTGGACTGGGAGACATTTGAGCAATACAGCACATGGCAGCTTTTCCTTGCTCATAGTATCCCTCTGGAGACCATCATCCCAATTTTACAGCACCTCAAATACAAGG AGCATCCTGAGGCTCTATCCTGCCTGCTGCTGCAGTTACGCAGAGAAAA GCCGAGTGAGGAGATGGTGAAGATGGTGCTGAGCCGACCCTATCACCAAGAGGATCAGTTCACCACCAGCATCCTGCGGCACTGGGCGGCTAAACACGACGACCTGCTGGGAGAACACATCAAAGCCCTGCTCATCAAGAACAACAACATGCCCCGTAAACGACAGAG TTTGAGGAGTTCCAGCAGTAAACTGGCTCAGCTGACCCTGGAACAGATGCTGGAACATTTGGACAGTTTGAGACTCAACCTCAGCAACACCAAGAACAACT TTTTTTCCCAGACACCCATATTACAGGCCCTGCAGCATGTTCAGGCCAGCTGCGATGAAGCCCACAAAATGAG GTTCAGTGATCTTTTCTCATTGGCTGAGGAATATGAGGATTCCTCCAAACAGCATAAATCCCGACGCAAAGCCCCGGCGACCTCACCACGGTCCCGCAAGGGTGCGGCTCCTCAACCCTCCAATGAAGAGGAGAGCGGATCCAGCAGCGCTTCG GAGGAAGAGGACTCCAAACCCAAAGCTCCCAAGAGGAAACGGAAAGGCTCATCTGCAGTAGGTTCTGACAGCGACTGA